The Lycium barbarum isolate Lr01 chromosome 4, ASM1917538v2, whole genome shotgun sequence nucleotide sequence TCCCAAGCTGACAAAGGATTCGAAATAGTCAAAACCGCCACTAATCCTAGCATGTTTGATTGCCTTCTTTTCAAGATTATACCATAGGAACTTTTTGTTATCCATTTCCAGAAGAACTTCATCCCTACCTGTACTCACTGAATATGCTATTGGCCTTAGATAACTGAAATGTTGACGACCCTCTAACTGCTCAACTGAAAACAACTTTACCCAAGACTCTTTCACTCCATACTCCTCCATCACCCATATGTCAACATGATCTAACACCTGATTCCTTGCATTAGTGACGTAACCTAAAACCAAACAAATACATTCTCCCAATTCAGCCAAATTCGATTTCAACGGCTTGCCCAAATTCTCAGGAAACAACACCTCCTCAAACCTCTCACTTGCAAGATTAAGACCAACAAGAATCACGGGACTCCCCCTCACTAACGGTTCCTCAGTAGCAATCCAGTTCAACGCACCTCCAACAAACGTGCCATTATCTTCCTTAATCAACCAATAAGGACAATCCTGAACATTCTTCCACACACCCAACTTCAAACTATAAACCATCGTCGCAGAAACTAACGGAGGTTCATCATCAGGGTGGTACCATTGAGCTATTTTAACCGCCTTATAATCATCAGTAGAATCATCATACCCAAAACCACCACAAATTTGGGCCAAACCAGGACCTTGTCCACATGGAGTTCTTCTTGGAGGGTTAATATCACAAACAGGCAATTTTCGAAACATCTTAGTATACAGATTCCAAACACCATTGTCATTAAAGCTGTTACATATCAAAAGCAAACCACGACAAGAACCTAGTACATGTGTTGGGCCATTGAGATGTTTTAACGGGTGTTGAAGCTCTTTTGGTTGTTGGGTTGAGTCTTTGTTACAGATTGAAGTGAAGTCAAGCGAGAAAAGATTGTGAGACTTGAGAATAAGCTTCATATCTGAGTTGGGTTTAAGGGATTGATGTTTGAGGTGGGCTTGGATGAATTTTGGGCTGTCAATAAGGGCTTTGAATGATTTAGATAAGCACCTGAATATCAACAGTGACTTCACTGGAAGTAGAGAAAATATGTCACTGATTAGTTCAGGGGGAATGTTCGACATTGTTGTGTGGAAAGGAAATGGTTACTGGTTACTGTCTGGTG carries:
- the LOC132635459 gene encoding F-box protein CPR1-like, which translates into the protein MSNIPPELISDIFSLLPVKSLLIFRCLSKSFKALIDSPKFIQAHLKHQSLKPNSDMKLILKSHNLFSLDFTSICNKDSTQQPKELQHPLKHLNGPTHVLGSCRGLLLICNSFNDNGVWNLYTKMFRKLPVCDINPPRRTPCGQGPGLAQICGGFGYDDSTDDYKAVKIAQWYHPDDEPPLVSATMVYSLKLGVWKNVQDCPYWLIKEDNGTFVGGALNWIATEEPLVRGSPVILVGLNLASERFEEVLFPENLGKPLKSNLAELGECICLVLGYVTNARNQVLDHVDIWVMEEYGVKESWVKLFSVEQLEGRQHFSYLRPIAYSVSTGRDEVLLEMDNKKFLWYNLEKKAIKHARISGGFDYFESFVSLGSLVPLYGNGYEKIEL